In Verrucomicrobiales bacterium, one genomic interval encodes:
- a CDS encoding rhodanese-like domain-containing protein: MAGSSDANTTGRNRNANRTVTPTKYVGIFRGSAIEGAIESPARGGKITTNVWHAARNADGKLVAGTRIVLKPGYNEAGHKIVNDTRYQELSVDQIERYLAEHPDSTIVDNRSPSEFAEGHLPKSENHDLTDEATYKSVLSKFDKSKRYVVVSNSGGYRTIRALDYFESHDFPHAVVLRGGFGAWVDAGRPSEK; encoded by the coding sequence GTGGCGGGGTCCTCAGATGCCAACACTACCGGCCGTAACCGCAATGCCAACCGCACGGTGACTCCCACCAAGTATGTCGGCATTTTTCGGGGATCAGCTATCGAGGGAGCGATTGAAAGCCCTGCTCGAGGCGGCAAGATCACGACGAACGTCTGGCACGCCGCCAGGAATGCGGATGGCAAGCTGGTGGCGGGCACCCGGATCGTTCTAAAGCCTGGGTATAATGAAGCAGGACATAAGATCGTCAACGATACCCGCTACCAGGAACTCTCTGTGGATCAGATTGAGAGGTATCTGGCCGAACATCCGGACTCCACCATCGTTGATAATCGTTCCCCCTCGGAATTTGCTGAGGGTCATTTGCCGAAATCCGAGAATCACGATTTGACTGACGAAGCCACCTATAAGAGTGTCTTGTCTAAGTTCGACAAATCTAAGCGGTACGTGGTGGTGAGCAATAGCGGCGGTTATCGCACGATCCGGGCGCTAGACTATTTTGAGTCCCACGATTTTCCTCATGCCGTGGTGCTCAGGGGTGGATTCGGCGCCTGGGTGGATGCGGGTAGGCCTAGCGAGAAATAG
- a CDS encoding PQQ-binding-like beta-propeller repeat protein, protein MKLLFCLTSVAVGSVLNAVADSTRHWPTWRGPLATGVAPHADPPTTWSETSNVKWKIAVPGRGTASPVVWENQIFILTAIPTGRKGEPNRQPTSSTTTTAASTKAVAESRPGATPQPDTRPNTSPNRTRRAGEGGGGAMVEQVTEEQRFSVISYDRATGKILWQHSPRTLVPHEGHHKDHGFASASPVTDGEVMIASFGSRGLFAYDLKGNLLWEKDLGQMTTRNTFGEGSSPALAGNTVVVVWDHDGEGDFIVALDKRSGKELWRQKRDEATNWSTPLILEHEGRKQVVVNGGVRVRAYDLSTGAAIWEAGGQTKNVVPAPVTGHNRVYVMSGWRGAALQAITLGRTGDLTGTDAIAWSHNKSTPYVPSPLLYGDWLYFYAHNNAQLTILNAKDGQEHLNAERLEGLFGVYASPVGAADRVYLVSRDGGTWVIKNGPGLEVLAKNKLNDGFDASPAAVGKELLLRGREFLYSLAEGSGSQLQ, encoded by the coding sequence ATGAAGCTGCTCTTCTGTCTAACTAGTGTGGCTGTGGGTTCCGTATTGAACGCCGTGGCTGATTCGACTCGCCACTGGCCGACCTGGCGCGGTCCGTTGGCAACTGGGGTCGCTCCCCATGCCGACCCTCCCACCACGTGGAGCGAGACCAGCAACGTGAAGTGGAAGATCGCCGTGCCCGGACGCGGCACCGCGTCGCCTGTGGTCTGGGAAAACCAGATCTTCATCCTTACCGCCATTCCCACGGGCCGGAAGGGAGAACCAAATCGTCAACCCACTTCTTCGACGACTACCACTGCAGCCTCAACAAAAGCTGTGGCAGAAAGTCGACCCGGGGCGACACCTCAGCCAGATACCAGGCCCAACACCAGCCCCAACCGGACTCGCCGAGCTGGCGAGGGTGGGGGTGGTGCGATGGTAGAGCAGGTCACCGAGGAGCAGCGCTTTTCGGTAATCTCCTACGATCGGGCGACTGGGAAAATCCTCTGGCAGCATTCTCCGCGGACCTTGGTTCCTCATGAGGGGCATCACAAGGATCATGGATTCGCTTCCGCCTCACCCGTGACCGACGGCGAGGTGATGATTGCCTCCTTTGGATCACGGGGGCTTTTTGCATACGATCTCAAGGGGAATCTCCTTTGGGAAAAGGATCTGGGACAAATGACTACTCGAAATACGTTTGGCGAAGGGAGTTCGCCTGCACTGGCCGGGAATACGGTGGTCGTTGTTTGGGACCACGATGGCGAAGGAGACTTCATCGTGGCTCTGGATAAGCGAAGTGGAAAGGAGCTGTGGCGACAGAAGCGCGACGAGGCCACCAACTGGAGCACTCCTTTGATCTTGGAGCACGAGGGACGCAAGCAGGTGGTGGTCAATGGGGGCGTTCGGGTGCGGGCCTATGATCTAAGCACGGGGGCTGCGATCTGGGAGGCGGGCGGCCAGACCAAGAACGTGGTTCCGGCACCCGTCACGGGCCACAACCGAGTCTACGTGATGAGCGGTTGGCGAGGGGCAGCTCTTCAGGCGATCACCCTAGGGAGAACAGGCGATCTTACCGGGACGGATGCGATTGCCTGGAGTCATAACAAGAGCACGCCCTACGTGCCTTCGCCCTTGCTATACGGCGATTGGCTTTACTTTTATGCCCACAACAACGCACAGCTCACCATTCTCAATGCCAAGGATGGCCAGGAGCATTTGAATGCTGAACGCCTCGAGGGCTTGTTCGGAGTCTATGCCTCGCCGGTGGGGGCGGCGGATCGCGTGTACCTCGTGAGCCGCGATGGGGGGACCTGGGTTATCAAGAATGGGCCAGGCCTGGAGGTTCTGGCCAAGAATAAGCTCAACGACGGATTTGACGCCTCACCGGCAGCCGTCGGGAAAGAGCTACTCCTGCGCGGTCGGGAGTTTCTTTACTCACTCGCCGAGGGATCCGGCTCACAATTACAATGA
- a CDS encoding DUF2132 domain-containing protein, giving the protein MPNPPLHPRDPLHGITLEHIINHLVQQHGWGEMAQRIPIRCFQFNPSVKSSLTFLRKTPWARRKVEDWFIGERAFSGSSDTPPETEMS; this is encoded by the coding sequence ATGCCTAATCCTCCCCTCCACCCACGCGATCCGCTCCATGGAATCACCTTGGAGCACATCATCAACCACCTCGTTCAGCAACATGGGTGGGGGGAGATGGCACAGCGGATCCCAATCCGGTGCTTTCAGTTCAACCCATCCGTGAAATCAAGCCTCACGTTCCTTCGCAAAACACCGTGGGCGCGAAGAAAGGTCGAAGACTGGTTCATCGGAGAACGTGCATTCTCAGGATCATCGGACACCCCGCCGGAAACGGAGATGAGTTGA
- a CDS encoding sulfate ABC transporter substrate-binding protein translates to MKLSPFLKLRSLCVLLVALTAAGDATAKNLKLLNVSYDPTRELYVDFNAAFAKHWEAKTGDKLEVQQSHGGSSKQARAVIDGLSADVVTLALAYDVDAISEKAKLLPEDWQKRLPHNSAPYTSTIVFLVRKGNPKGIKDWDDVVKPGVAIIPANPKTSGAARWAYLAAWGYALKKSGGDEAAAKDFVAKFYRNVPVLDSGARGATTTFIQRGIGDVLVGWENEAYLALKEFGADKYEIVTPSVSILAEPTVALVDKVAKKNGNEVLATAYLEYLFSDEGQEIAGKHFYRPRSEKALTKYSGQFSKVGLFTIDEVFGGWKKAQKTHFDDGGVFDQIYKP, encoded by the coding sequence ATGAAACTCTCTCCTTTCTTAAAACTCAGAAGTCTCTGCGTTCTCCTGGTGGCTCTCACTGCGGCGGGGGATGCAACGGCCAAGAACCTGAAGCTGCTCAATGTCTCCTACGATCCGACCCGTGAGCTGTACGTGGATTTCAACGCCGCCTTCGCCAAGCACTGGGAGGCGAAAACAGGTGATAAATTGGAGGTCCAGCAGTCCCACGGCGGCTCGAGCAAGCAAGCGAGGGCTGTGATCGACGGCTTAAGCGCGGACGTCGTGACGCTAGCATTGGCGTACGATGTGGATGCGATTTCCGAGAAGGCTAAGCTACTCCCCGAGGATTGGCAAAAGCGGCTTCCTCACAACAGTGCGCCCTACACGTCGACGATCGTATTTCTCGTTAGAAAGGGAAATCCGAAAGGGATCAAGGATTGGGACGATGTCGTGAAGCCTGGGGTTGCAATCATTCCGGCGAATCCTAAGACATCAGGCGCAGCACGATGGGCCTATCTTGCGGCCTGGGGCTACGCCCTCAAGAAATCAGGCGGGGACGAGGCTGCCGCGAAGGACTTCGTCGCCAAGTTCTACCGGAACGTTCCGGTGCTTGACTCCGGTGCCCGTGGCGCCACCACTACGTTCATTCAGCGGGGCATTGGTGATGTCCTGGTGGGCTGGGAAAATGAGGCCTATCTGGCACTCAAGGAATTCGGGGCTGACAAGTATGAGATCGTGACCCCGTCGGTCAGCATCTTGGCGGAGCCCACCGTGGCACTCGTTGATAAAGTGGCCAAGAAAAACGGCAATGAGGTCCTGGCGACGGCCTATCTTGAATACCTGTTTTCCGATGAAGGCCAGGAGATCGCAGGTAAACACTTCTACCGCCCGCGCTCCGAGAAGGCTCTGACCAAATACTCCGGTCAGTTCTCCAAAGTGGGTCTCTTCACGATTGATGAGGTCTTCGGTGGGTGGAAGAAGGCTCAAAAGACCCACTTCGACGACGGCGGCGTGTTCGACCAGATCTACAAGCCCTGA
- the cysT gene encoding sulfate ABC transporter permease subunit CysT, producing the protein MSRWRQKSVLPGFGLSLGYTMVYLTLIVLIPLAGTFLKTSSMSWGQFWDTVTSSRVLASYKLTFGASFLAALVNLVFGLLVSWVLVRYDFPGRRVVDALVDLPFALPTAVAGIALTAVYSTNGWIGSRLEPLGIKVAFTPLGVWLALTFIGLPFVVRTVQPVLEDMEPELEEAAASLGATRWQTFHRVILPMLYPPLLTGFALSFARALGEYGSVVFISGNMPMKTEITPLLIITKLEQYDYAGATAIAVVMLVTSFVLLLSINVLQWWGSRYHQAV; encoded by the coding sequence ATGAGCCGCTGGCGACAAAAGAGTGTGCTTCCGGGATTCGGGCTTTCGCTGGGCTACACGATGGTCTACCTGACCCTGATCGTGCTTATCCCGCTCGCCGGCACTTTCCTCAAAACCTCGAGCATGTCCTGGGGGCAGTTTTGGGACACGGTCACCTCATCGCGTGTCTTGGCCTCCTACAAGCTGACCTTTGGCGCCTCCTTCCTCGCGGCTCTGGTGAATCTGGTCTTCGGACTGCTGGTTTCGTGGGTGCTCGTGCGCTATGACTTTCCGGGACGCCGAGTGGTCGACGCTCTCGTGGACCTGCCCTTTGCACTGCCCACAGCGGTCGCCGGCATCGCCTTGACCGCAGTTTATTCCACGAACGGTTGGATTGGGTCGCGACTCGAACCTCTGGGGATCAAGGTGGCGTTCACTCCCCTGGGCGTCTGGCTGGCGTTGACGTTCATTGGGCTGCCCTTCGTGGTGCGCACTGTGCAACCCGTGCTCGAGGACATGGAGCCTGAGTTGGAGGAGGCGGCCGCCAGCCTGGGGGCGACGCGATGGCAGACGTTCCATCGAGTGATCCTCCCCATGCTCTATCCTCCACTGCTAACGGGCTTTGCCTTGTCTTTCGCCCGCGCCCTCGGGGAGTACGGCTCGGTGGTGTTCATCTCGGGGAATATGCCCATGAAGACGGAGATCACTCCGCTGCTGATCATTACCAAGCTGGAGCAGTATGACTACGCGGGTGCCACTGCGATTGCCGTAGTGATGTTGGTGACCTCCTTCGTCCTTCTCCTGTCCATCAACGTGCTCCAGTGGTGGGGAAGCCGATATCACCAAGCCGTCTGA
- a CDS encoding YezD family protein has protein sequence MASLRFGTVLITVHESRVVQVEKNEKVRLDQASSPVAKPGSRG, from the coding sequence GTGGCCTCCCTGAGGTTTGGGACTGTGTTGATCACGGTGCATGAATCGCGGGTGGTTCAGGTCGAGAAGAACGAGAAGGTTCGACTCGATCAGGCCTCGTCGCCCGTCGCCAAACCCGGATCGCGTGGATAA
- a CDS encoding succinylglutamate desuccinylase/aspartoacylase family protein — MSTTLISKPQTVASESTRTRRSIARLLDPLEAIASKSVNLISNHGAQFEVNGETYGLPRYLFIGPKGGAEPIRIGIFATIHGDEPEGAHGIIQFLRLLEQSPEIARGYCLFIYPMCNPTGYEDNTRCSRRGRDLNREFWNHSTEPEVQLLQSELCTHVLDGIVSLHSDDTSHGAYGFVSGATLTKNLLDPALAAANEILPRNNDSIIDGFTAKNGIIRQGYRGILSAPPVVRPRPFEIVFETPQKAPHYAQVQATVVALTTILTEYRNLVSYAANL, encoded by the coding sequence ATGAGCACCACGCTGATCTCCAAGCCTCAGACCGTAGCAAGTGAGAGTACCCGCACCCGCCGTTCGATCGCCCGCCTGCTCGACCCGCTGGAAGCCATCGCCAGCAAGTCTGTCAATCTGATTAGTAACCATGGCGCGCAGTTCGAGGTGAATGGGGAGACCTATGGGCTGCCTCGCTACCTGTTCATCGGCCCTAAAGGCGGGGCGGAGCCGATCCGCATCGGCATCTTCGCCACCATCCATGGGGACGAGCCGGAGGGTGCCCACGGAATCATCCAGTTCCTGCGGCTGCTCGAGCAGTCGCCGGAAATCGCCCGCGGGTACTGCCTGTTCATCTATCCGATGTGCAATCCCACCGGCTATGAAGACAACACCCGCTGCTCGCGTCGCGGCCGTGATCTCAATCGCGAGTTCTGGAATCACTCGACGGAGCCGGAGGTCCAGTTGTTGCAATCCGAACTATGCACCCACGTTCTTGACGGCATCGTGTCGCTGCATTCGGACGACACCAGCCATGGCGCCTACGGATTCGTGAGCGGCGCCACGTTGACCAAGAATCTCCTGGATCCGGCGCTCGCTGCGGCCAACGAAATTCTTCCGCGCAATAACGACTCGATTATCGATGGATTTACGGCCAAGAACGGCATTATCCGACAAGGCTATCGAGGCATTCTAAGCGCACCTCCGGTGGTGCGACCCCGGCCCTTCGAAATCGTTTTCGAAACTCCCCAAAAAGCCCCCCACTATGCGCAAGTCCAAGCCACGGTGGTGGCTTTGACGACCATCCTCACGGAGTATCGCAACCTGGTGTCCTACGCGGCCAACCTCTGA
- a CDS encoding amino acid adenylation domain-containing protein has translation MHGQLPEPPPGHHQSQWAYERHPSHGLLLPHQAGIRALCQLTQPGVGQSVVRLVRLDGLLRIELLRGAFLEVFKHHDVLRVQIVETAEGVRQIGRSNWLPELTVTDLSPLDRLSQEAEYRRYFSEETERILDLAHDPLVRGRLVILGERSHLLLLCGHRIVLDQSSIDGLARQLFSLYGTLSDGAGFRSAFSTEGGAPWPGSTGVVLARPTAWDERDLTYWKAKLEGAPTLLELPLDRPRSLTRCGPVGCVTHRISSPLREALERIGQQSDTNFEAVLIASFQVLLSRHTGCSDLLLGVRMLMSDTAGEPGLSGFSNTIPLRGDFSDDPSFFEHLRRTAQTLMESMEHPSLTFGLLVEAMVVEPPRGHAPLVQYMLSVRPSDTRVSAVGELELRELEWPRENAGLDLSIWADVSAEEVVLSADYRMDLFDQGSIVRLLQRFEVLLGSLTQSPDLAVSRHQMLTEGERQQVLAEWNQTSGQYPSQSTYAACFERTVSAMPSAIAVSAAGKEMCYAELNRSANRLAHFLQKSGVMPETLVGVCLDRSFDLAISLLGILKAGGAFMPLDPAYPKQRLRLMIEDAKPLLILTHARHLAGLPADPASVVCLDAASFQATLANCPADQAPDSQADADSLAYVIYTSGSTGKPNGVEITQRSMVNHSHAVAGAYQLSTSDRVLQFAALSFDIAVEEIFPSWLQGSAVVFRSEGAISSTQRFFEFLELERISIINIPTAYWHQLVDDLGACSFPARVTRVVVGGEQASLTKWKAWREHTDPKVSFYNSYGPTEATVTSTIHKCENAGDLDSLPIGKPIANTRVYVLDSHRQPVGIGVAGELFIAGDCLARGYRGNPHLTAERFVSNPHDDRPEARMYRTGDLVRWTIHGSLEFLGRADAQLKVRGYRIEPGEVEASLQRHPNVHSCVVVGEDRGDQGKELVAYLVARSAVSLTVSGLRQWLADHVSDYMIPSRFFVLPALPLTPAGKVDRRGLSTSRGEELPAGSVHAAATTPLECELVRVWQSVLNKARIGIDDHFFDLGGNSLLASQVFASLESALGKRLPLSLLFEAPTIRAIARRLEDQEWKPTWDCLVPLQTGVSGQPVFLVHGIKGNVVGFHSLARELGVDRPVYGLQAQGLDGVQPAIQTIEDMARLYLQRLQAVHPEGPYHLIGLSFGGLVAYEMAQQLKAMGRSVGLVGILDTFPTGYDQHLGWRARLENFCGTVVSKLKAHWTLHAREGLRGLPWILRERWQTLCRWVQPIWSPLRGKGDSASGTAVADPSVLVERLNHQACDRYAVCPYPGKVALFIAAESPPSIKELLRKVWKPLPVEGVDVYESPGDHNTIVEPPNDRVLAGKLRSCLREFENGSS, from the coding sequence ATGCACGGACAGCTTCCAGAGCCACCCCCCGGCCACCACCAAAGTCAGTGGGCCTATGAACGGCATCCTTCCCACGGGCTACTCCTTCCCCATCAAGCGGGGATTCGAGCTTTGTGTCAGCTGACCCAGCCGGGTGTGGGTCAATCTGTCGTGCGCTTGGTCCGTCTGGACGGCCTCTTGCGAATCGAACTGCTCAGGGGAGCGTTTCTTGAGGTTTTCAAGCATCACGATGTGCTGAGGGTGCAGATCGTTGAAACGGCTGAGGGGGTCAGGCAAATCGGACGCAGCAACTGGCTGCCAGAACTGACAGTCACGGATCTGTCTCCGCTCGATCGACTCTCCCAGGAAGCGGAGTATCGTCGGTATTTCTCCGAAGAGACCGAGCGTATCCTTGATCTTGCCCATGACCCCTTGGTTCGAGGTCGGTTGGTTATTCTCGGGGAGCGATCGCATTTGTTGCTCCTATGCGGGCATAGAATTGTCCTGGATCAGAGCTCGATCGACGGTCTCGCGCGGCAGCTTTTTTCGCTTTACGGAACTCTCTCCGATGGCGCTGGCTTCAGGTCCGCGTTCAGTACGGAGGGAGGTGCTCCATGGCCAGGATCCACGGGTGTTGTTCTTGCCCGTCCCACGGCATGGGACGAGCGTGACCTCACCTATTGGAAGGCCAAACTCGAGGGGGCACCCACGTTGCTGGAGTTGCCGTTGGACCGGCCTCGTTCGCTAACACGCTGTGGACCGGTCGGCTGCGTCACCCATCGGATTTCGTCCCCGCTCAGAGAGGCCCTGGAGCGAATTGGTCAGCAAAGTGACACGAACTTTGAAGCCGTGCTCATCGCTTCGTTCCAGGTGCTTTTGAGTCGTCATACAGGATGCTCCGACCTGCTTCTGGGAGTGCGCATGCTCATGTCTGACACTGCCGGGGAGCCTGGGCTCAGTGGTTTTTCCAACACCATCCCGCTGCGAGGAGATTTTTCCGATGATCCTTCCTTTTTCGAGCATCTCCGTCGAACTGCTCAGACCTTGATGGAGTCGATGGAGCACCCCTCGCTGACCTTTGGACTACTGGTCGAAGCCATGGTCGTTGAGCCGCCCAGAGGACACGCCCCACTGGTTCAATACATGCTGAGCGTCCGTCCGTCCGATACCCGGGTTTCCGCGGTGGGGGAGCTGGAACTTCGGGAACTGGAGTGGCCCCGGGAAAACGCTGGGCTTGATCTCTCGATTTGGGCTGACGTCTCTGCCGAGGAAGTGGTGCTCTCTGCCGACTATCGTATGGATCTCTTCGATCAGGGTTCCATCGTTCGATTGCTTCAGCGGTTCGAGGTTCTGCTCGGCTCGCTGACCCAGTCTCCAGACTTGGCCGTCAGCCGGCATCAGATGCTGACCGAAGGGGAAAGACAGCAGGTCCTGGCGGAGTGGAACCAAACGAGTGGTCAGTATCCCAGTCAATCGACCTATGCCGCTTGTTTCGAGCGAACCGTTTCCGCCATGCCCTCCGCGATCGCCGTATCGGCCGCTGGGAAGGAGATGTGCTACGCAGAACTGAATCGCTCCGCCAACAGGCTTGCGCATTTCCTCCAAAAGTCAGGCGTGATGCCTGAAACGCTGGTCGGTGTGTGCTTGGACCGTTCCTTCGACCTGGCTATCTCCTTGCTCGGCATCCTTAAAGCCGGCGGGGCATTCATGCCCCTGGACCCCGCGTATCCCAAGCAGAGACTTCGGTTGATGATAGAGGATGCGAAGCCTTTGCTCATTCTTACCCACGCCCGCCATCTGGCGGGGCTTCCTGCCGACCCGGCGTCGGTCGTCTGCTTGGATGCTGCTTCGTTCCAAGCGACGCTTGCCAACTGTCCTGCGGACCAGGCCCCCGACAGTCAGGCCGATGCCGATTCCCTCGCCTATGTCATCTATACATCGGGGTCCACTGGCAAACCGAATGGCGTGGAGATTACTCAACGGTCCATGGTCAACCACAGTCACGCAGTTGCCGGTGCGTATCAGCTGAGCACTTCGGATCGAGTGCTGCAGTTCGCAGCGCTGTCTTTTGACATCGCCGTGGAGGAGATCTTTCCAAGCTGGCTCCAGGGATCTGCGGTTGTTTTCAGAAGCGAGGGCGCGATTTCCTCCACCCAGCGGTTTTTTGAGTTCCTCGAGTTGGAACGCATTTCGATCATCAATATACCCACCGCCTACTGGCACCAGCTGGTTGACGATTTGGGCGCGTGCTCGTTCCCGGCTCGGGTTACTCGGGTGGTGGTGGGTGGCGAGCAGGCATCCCTTACGAAATGGAAGGCGTGGCGTGAGCACACCGATCCGAAGGTGAGTTTTTATAATTCCTATGGGCCGACTGAAGCGACGGTCACCTCGACCATTCATAAGTGTGAGAACGCTGGGGACTTGGACTCGCTTCCGATTGGCAAGCCCATCGCCAATACGCGGGTTTACGTCCTAGACTCGCATCGACAGCCCGTCGGGATCGGGGTGGCCGGAGAACTCTTCATCGCGGGTGACTGCCTGGCTCGCGGGTATCGCGGCAATCCTCACCTGACGGCCGAGCGCTTTGTTTCGAACCCGCATGACGATCGGCCCGAAGCCAGAATGTATCGAACGGGAGATCTGGTGCGGTGGACGATCCACGGAAGCCTTGAGTTCCTAGGTCGCGCGGACGCGCAACTGAAAGTGCGCGGGTATCGGATCGAACCCGGTGAGGTGGAGGCTTCGCTTCAGCGACATCCGAACGTGCACTCCTGCGTTGTGGTGGGAGAGGATCGGGGCGACCAGGGAAAGGAACTCGTCGCTTATCTGGTGGCGCGCTCCGCGGTCTCTTTGACAGTCAGCGGACTTCGACAGTGGCTGGCCGACCATGTGTCCGACTACATGATCCCATCCCGGTTCTTCGTCCTGCCGGCTTTGCCTCTCACGCCTGCGGGCAAAGTGGATCGTCGGGGCCTGTCGACATCTCGGGGCGAGGAGCTTCCCGCGGGGAGCGTTCATGCGGCGGCCACCACCCCTCTCGAGTGCGAGTTAGTTAGGGTGTGGCAATCTGTGCTCAACAAGGCCCGGATCGGGATCGATGATCACTTTTTTGACCTGGGTGGAAATTCACTTCTCGCTTCACAGGTGTTTGCGTCGCTTGAATCCGCCTTGGGGAAACGTCTCCCCCTGTCCCTGCTATTCGAAGCCCCGACTATTCGTGCCATTGCCCGGAGGCTGGAAGACCAGGAGTGGAAACCGACGTGGGACTGTTTGGTTCCGTTGCAAACAGGAGTAAGCGGGCAGCCGGTATTTCTGGTTCATGGCATCAAGGGGAACGTGGTCGGATTTCACAGCTTGGCGCGCGAATTGGGGGTTGATCGTCCAGTGTATGGTCTGCAGGCACAAGGCCTCGACGGGGTTCAACCGGCGATCCAAACCATTGAGGACATGGCTCGGCTCTATCTCCAGAGGTTGCAGGCTGTTCATCCGGAGGGGCCTTATCACCTCATCGGCCTTTCGTTTGGTGGCCTGGTCGCCTACGAAATGGCCCAGCAGCTCAAGGCGATGGGACGTAGCGTGGGGCTAGTGGGCATCCTGGATACCTTCCCAACGGGATATGATCAGCATCTCGGGTGGCGGGCCAGGCTGGAGAACTTTTGTGGAACTGTGGTATCCAAGCTCAAGGCGCATTGGACCCTGCACGCTCGAGAAGGGCTACGGGGCCTGCCTTGGATCTTGCGCGAACGCTGGCAGACCTTGTGCCGATGGGTTCAGCCTATCTGGTCTCCTCTTCGCGGGAAGGGAGATTCCGCATCCGGAACAGCCGTCGCGGACCCGTCCGTGTTGGTAGAACGGCTGAATCACCAAGCCTGTGATCGATACGCTGTTTGTCCTTATCCGGGCAAGGTCGCCCTCTTCATCGCGGCCGAGTCCCCCCCATCGATTAAGGAATTATTGCGTAAGGTATGGAAACCGCTGCCGGTCGAGGGGGTTGACGTCTACGAGAGCCCGGGTGACCACAATACCATAGTCGAACCGCCTAACGATCGAGTGTTGGCCGGCAAGCTGCGTTCCTGTCTCAGGGAATTTGAGAATGGTTCCTCGTAG